The sequence CACCACCCTGTCTTTCCCAGGACCCGTACCCCCATATCCGTAATACTCCGTCAACTACCTCGCCGACGGTAAGGTTTTTCGGCTCCATCGGACCGAAGTTCCAGGGTCCGCAAAATGTTGTGGGGTCATCCATCATCATGGAAGCCAGGTGCAGGTAGCCCGCCACCGGATCCAGGATAAACTGCCAGGGCCTTACAGCGTCCGGGTTCCTCAGGCGGATCCTTTCTCCGGTCTGAAGGGTCCTGATACAGTCCGGGATCAGCCTGTCACTGGCCCAGTCCCCGCCGCCGATGATATTCCCCGCCCGCACCGTGGCCACAGCTGTATCGGTTTGGAAAAAAGACCGCCTGTATGCAGCCGTCACTAATTCCGCGCCGGCTTTGCTGGAACTGTAAGGATCGTGTCCGCCCAGGGGGGCTTTTTCATTATACGCCTGTCCCGTTTCCCGGTTTTCGTAACACTTGTCCGTTGTGATGACCTGACACACCTTGATGGACGGACATCCGCGAACTGCCTCCAGGAAATGAACCGTTCCCATAATATTGGTGCCGTAGGTGCCCACCGGATCGTCATAGCTGGGTCGCACAAGGGATTGAGCTGCAAGATGAAAGGCCGAATCGGGTTTACTCTGAGCCATGGCCGACTTAAGAAACTCCAGGTCCCTGACGTCACCATGAATGTGGGTCACTCTCCCGGCGAGGGCGGCTTTTTCAAAAAGGCTTGGGTCAGAGGGCGGTTCCAGGGAGAAACCCACAACGCGGGCACCCAGGGCGCCCAGCCAAATTGCCATCCAGGAACCTACAAACCCCGTGTGGCCGGTCAGAAAGACTGTTTTCCCCCTAAAAGCCCCTTTGAACAGGCTGCCCCTATCCATGGCACTTATTCCCATTGTTTCCAGGGTGCCTTACCGGAAGCCCATAACTCCTCAAGGGCGCTCTTGTCACGCAATGTGTCCATGGCGCTCCAGAACCCTTCATGAGGATAGGCGGCCATCTGTCCGTCCCTGGCGAGATTTTCCATGGGCTCACGCTCCCAGTATGTCTCGTCGCCCTGGACATATCCGAGGGCTCCGGGAGATAACACGAAAAAACCTCCGTTTATCCAGCTTCCATCTCCCATGGGTTTTTCCCTGAAACTTTTTACCTTGCCGCCATCAAGAACCATGGACCCGAACCGTCCGGGCGGCTGTACTGCAGTTACCGTGACAAGCTTACCTCCTTCGGCGTGAAATCGCCTGAGCGCGGCGATGTCAATATTTGCCAGGCCGTCACCATAGGTCATGCAGAAATCCCCCTCCTCCACATAAGGAAGGATCCTCTTGAGCCGCCCGCCAGTTTGGGTAGACTCACCGGTGTCCACCAGGGTCACCTTCCACGGTTCCGCGAACCGGTTGTGGATCTCGAGGCTGTTGTCGGACAAGTCTATGGTCACATCGGACATATGGAGAAAATAGTTGGTGAAGTACTCTTTTATCATATAACCCTTGTAACCCAGGCAAATGATAAAATCGTTGATGCCATGGGCGGAGTAGATCTTCATAATGTGCCAGAGCATCGGCCGTCCGCCGATCTCCACCATAGGTTTGGGCTTTACCATCGTTTCTTCACTCAGTCGGCTGCCTAACCCGCCCGCAAGAATCACAGCTTTCATTATTTGACCCCTCCAGAGAGTAAACGGTTGATCAATCTACGGTTTGTCTGCGATACGGCTATTGAGAGTAGCACAAATTTCAGGCAGTTACATAAATCACCTAATCTGGACCTGAGTGTTCACGACCCCATGCTACCGTAGTCCGAGCCGGCTCCTGATGATTCCGTCAAGTTCATGGGCCCGGGTATTGAAATTGTGGTCTTTCAGAGTTCTGGCCTGGGCCGCCTGACCAATGGTTTTTCTCTCAGAGGGGTGGTCAAGGAGGTAAAGCGCTTTTTCGACGCACTCCTCGGCGGTCCTGTAGGAAACCACTTCATGGTCCGGCTCGAAAAGTTTCGAGGTCCTCTCCATGTGATCCGTCAGAAGGCATGTTCCCACACCCGTGGACTCGAACATCCTCATGTTGGAGGAAGAATGAACGGAGATGTTCAGGTGACTGTTGAAAGTGACTTTAGAATCGCGCAGGACCCGGAACATGTTTAGTCCAAAAACGGGAGGGCGCAGGTGCTTCTTCAGCCTGGGGTGGACCGGAAGGAGCGGGTGATCGTGATACCTCGGTCCACGGGAGACTATTGGGATCCGGTCCAGAGTTCCCTCCGGTAAGCCCAGATGTGAAAGACCACTGTAGGTTGCGTAAACTCCCTTTCTTGCAAGCGCCATAAGGTATTTGTCTACACCGGCACTCCCGCTCATGGAAAAAACAGTCAAAGGAGTACTGGTAACAAGATGCAGGAGTACCTTTTCCCTTTCGCGGTGAAACCCCGACTGCCGGTTGACCTGCCCTACGAAGGTGAAATCATGGGGAACCCTGTCAGCACCTGCGATCCTGTCTAAAACCCTCCTGTCGAATGCGTGGTTCAAATGGTACGACCTGTGCCCCATTCGTTCAAACATCTCTACCAGTTCGGGCACACAGCTCAGCACCGCATCGTACCCTTTAAACACCTCCGCATCGGGAAAGGGGGCCCCACACCACCCGAGTACCAGGCGTATGGACGGACAGTTATCACGGACCTCCTCTATCCATGCCTTGCTGAAGGAAACGTAGTCGTTAATGAACAGAACGTCGGGCTGCAGAGCCTTTATCCTGTCCGTGGCCAATTGCAGGAACCAGTCTCCACCCGGCTGCCGATAACCGTTATCCCTGGCCCAAGCTCTTTGAAGAGGTTCGACGTTGGCGATCACCTCGCACACATCATATCCCAGATGGGCCAACGGTCCCTTCCAAAAATCGGCCCATCCAAAAGCGTCGTACAGCAGGGTCTCCTCCTGGTGGGCACAGGGTTCCTTTTCAAGGCCCGGATGATGGCCATAAAACTGTCTCTGGTATTCGGGGTAGACCGTGGACAGTCGGACCATCTTCAAGGTTTTTCCCCCTGAACCGCACCGGCACCAGGTGGGACAGCATTTTTTTCCAGAGAACGCTCCCACATGTACGGGGATAACCCTTCCCAGGCGCCCTGGGCATCGGCAAAGGAGAAACTCCGGCCGCTGGTAAGCTGGAGTATTTTTTCACGTGTGCTTACTGGATCTACCAGTGCGCACGTCTTAAAGTCCGCTGAAGCGAGAAGATCCAGGAAGCACTCGCTTAACAAACCCTGCATCCAGTCAACAATAGGGCTGTTGAAACCGGGTTTTGTCCTACTTCGCACAACTTCCTCCTGGACCAGACCCCCGTCCTGCTCGTTTCGCAGACCGTCAGAGCAGGCAATGAGCCTACTGCTTTCGGCCAGGTGGTTCTCTACCTCAGCTCTCATCATTTTCTTAAAGCCAGTTATCAGTTGTTTCCAGTTCGCCGTCCCTCACTGAAGCACACCAGGCATTTCTTTTCCCAATTACCGACTGAATCACAAAACAGCCTCCTTTATCAAGGGGCTTTAGCGCGGTTTCTTGCCCCTCTCCGGCAACAGATGCTCCTTGAGGTCCCTGTTGACAGGCATCCGAGGCCTACCAGTCCATTTGGCCGCGCTTGATATTCCCGGAATTCCCGCAAGGAAAGAATCAGGGATTCTGGCACCCCTTGCCAACCTTACCAGATCGTACGCACCGATCCGCAGGCTCGCCATAAATTCGTCCCTCAAACCCAACGCTGAGCTCGGAGAAAAGATTGTAAGGGGCGTATTTTTTAGGAGTTGGAGCAGGAGTTTTTCGCGATCATAGTGAAAATCGTTCGGCCTGTTGATCTGGCCTACGAAGGTAAAATCCGGTCTGGAATCAGTATATGGATCCAATCGCTCCAGAACAGAGGGATTAAAAGAATGATCGATATGTTCTGAACAGAACCCCAATTTCCTGAACCTCTCTCTCAGCTCAGGGATACAAGTTAGCACCAGGTCGCTGGCAGCAAAAACCGAATGGTCAGAAAACGGAGCGCCGCACCAGACAACGACCAGCCTTATGAACGGCACTGCTGCACGCAGGTCCCGTATCCAGGAACCCGGGAATTTATTGTACTCCGTGAGGAGCACGATGTCGGGGCTTATTTGCCTGATCTGACGGGTGACTAAGTGATAAAACCAGTCGGGACCGTCCGACGGAACGTCATTCTCTCGTGCCCACGCCTTTTGAAGCGGTTCCGCGTTGGCCAGTATTTCCGTCGCGTCATAACCGAGAGGCTTTAATGCCGAAGTCCAGAAATCGGCAGTGCCGAATACATCCGCAAAAATTTCTTCCTGCTGCTGCGAGTATGGTTTATCCGACAGGCCCGGAATAGACTGGTATATTTTCTGAAGATAGGCAGGGTATGCCGTGGAAAGCTTCACCAGCTTCAACGCGAGCCCCTTTGTGCAATCTCACTGGAAATAAAAACCTATTTTCTCAAGGGAACCCCATCCGACAGTCGGTCAGACTTTTGAAAACAGGCATTGCGCTCCTCGGCACGACTTTCTCACCGACCAGCCCTGGTAACCTCGGTTTAAGAATCTGACGGCCCCGGCCATGAACCGTCCGGTTCCGGCACGCCAGTTCTGTTTCAGGTCCCCGATGGTCTGTCGCTCGCTCCGAAGCTTGTCAGATGCGAATGATCGGCTGGAGGTTCGATGCCCGGTTCTGGCTCCCGTACCCGAAGGTTTTTCATGTCCAGCTTGCGTTGTCTTTTCAAGCATCGTCGCGTAAATCGCCGTGAGGCTTTTTCCAGATTACGGTTTTACAAAAACCCCTTACATAAGGGAGGATGCCAAAAAACTCCCGGCTCGGCCACTTTTCAATCAGCTTCATGCCGGGCCGGTACCCCTCTCTTTCCGCGTTATCAAGCACAAGATATCCCCCCGGTTTTAGCTTCCCGCGGGCATGCCAGAGACAGGCGTTTCTGGCCCTGCCATCCACTACCACCAGATCGAAACTGCTGTCTTCATAGGCATCGATCTTACTTGCGTAGTCGTAAAATGTCATTCCAGGATACCCGCCATCCTCATAACCAAGGGGACAAGGGTCCGTATCGCTTCTTACGGGGTCCGGGGACGGGACCTCAAGATAATACTCGCCGTTTGAAATTTCCTCCTCGTCGAGAAGGCTCTTAACCGTCGCATACCAGTCCTCATCGTGCTCAACAGACACGAGGTGTTTGACCCTGCCCAGGAAATAGAGGGTGGAACCTCCCGAGCCGAACTCGAAAACAACGCTTTCAGGACCAATGGAGCGGCCGATAAAATCCTGACAAGCAAAGGGGAGCCAGGGGATCCGGTGAACGAGAGGGCTGCCCTCATGGGTAAAGGAGTTTTTCCAGGGCCTGTAGTATCGGAAGGCATCCCTAAGGTGAGAAACAATGCGGCCAGGCTGCGCCAGAACTACTTTTATTACAAGCTTAAGGTAGCTCCAGAAATAGCTTTTTATATCTTCGGGAAATGCAGTCATCCCGGCTCCTTGCGGGGGAGGGCTGATCGTTTCATGGCAGGTCGCGGACAGTTTCCAACTGAGGTGCCACCGGACGCCACTCCTCCGCACTCATGAACAGGCCCGTTCTTTGCGTCTTTGCAATCAGACGATAACCAAGCTCAGACAAAAAACTATAAATGTCACCGGAAACAATTTCCTCCGTTGCTGACTCGAGAAGTTCCACGGCAACGACCCGGGGCCTGAAACTGTTCCAATCGTTTGATCGCAGAACTTCCAGGTCCATTCCCTCGGCATCCACGTTAAGGAAATCGATGGACCTTTTCAACGCCCACTTTTGCAGGATCTCCTTCAGGGGCAGGACCTGCACCTCGAGCGTCTCGACAAGCCGGCACTTTCCCCTGCTCAACCTCTCACGGGTCAACGCCTGGTCAAAGGAGTTCAATGCGGGCTCATCTAGAACATAATATTCCATCGATCCCTTCTCAAGACCGACCCCCATGCACAGATTCACATCCCTTTTGCGATGGACCCTGAATTTCTCCAGGGCCTCGGGATTGGGCTCAATATTGATTCCGCTCCATCCTGACTCGTAGAAGATCTGCGTGTTTGAAAAACGCTTCGGGTGGTGCGCGCCCACATCCACATAAAATCCATCCCTGCGGTTTTCAAGCAGGGACATCACCAGGAGGTCTTCACCTTCCTGGGAGTAGGACTGAACCGCGTACCCGCTACCGTGTTCGAGATACAGATCACGCAAGGGCCTTACAAGCCTTTCCGGAAGGATCCTTTTCAGCTTGTCCTTAAGCACTCTTTTCGAAAACACAGGCGAGTCCCTTCAGCTGCATCTTGAAGACAGGTCTGGTTACCTGAAAAAGCAGGTTGGAAAACATGGCAGCAAAAGCGTAAGAGGCAACGGTGGCCACCGCCGCTCCCATGATACCAAAGACCGGGATCAGGAGGAGGTTAAGGATCACATTGGCGATGGCCCCGAGAAGCGTTCTGAAGAGGGAAAGCCTTGTAAGTCCCTCGTTGACCAGCCATGTACTTTGTACAACGCCCAGGGAAACGAACAATCCGCCCCAGACGTGCATCGCCACGACCTTCCCTGACGCGGCGTAGGCCGGGCCGAACAGTGCAACGATGATGACATGGGAAAACAATACCAGAGGAAGTATCATGAAATAGGAAAAAACACATGTCAGCGAGAAAAGGTCCTGGAGGCGCCGGTTATAAAGGGTCTGATCCTCACCCCTTGACTGGACAATGATCGGGAAGGCGGACTGGGCCAGGAACGTAGGGAT comes from bacterium and encodes:
- the rfbG gene encoding CDP-glucose 4,6-dehydratase, yielding MDRGSLFKGAFRGKTVFLTGHTGFVGSWMAIWLGALGARVVGFSLEPPSDPSLFEKAALAGRVTHIHGDVRDLEFLKSAMAQSKPDSAFHLAAQSLVRPSYDDPVGTYGTNIMGTVHFLEAVRGCPSIKVCQVITTDKCYENRETGQAYNEKAPLGGHDPYSSSKAGAELVTAAYRRSFFQTDTAVATVRAGNIIGGGDWASDRLIPDCIRTLQTGERIRLRNPDAVRPWQFILDPVAGYLHLASMMMDDPTTFCGPWNFGPMEPKNLTVGEVVDGVLRIWGYGSWERQGGENEVHEAKLLNLDTSKAMRELGFRPVYGVQRSIDKTISWYKQVHGNSEIDVYSLCLDQIRQYVDDARLARAPWTGEVH
- the rfbF gene encoding glucose-1-phosphate cytidylyltransferase; translated protein: MKAVILAGGLGSRLSEETMVKPKPMVEIGGRPMLWHIMKIYSAHGINDFIICLGYKGYMIKEYFTNYFLHMSDVTIDLSDNSLEIHNRFAEPWKVTLVDTGESTQTGGRLKRILPYVEEGDFCMTYGDGLANIDIAALRRFHAEGGKLVTVTAVQPPGRFGSMVLDGGKVKSFREKPMGDGSWINGGFFVLSPGALGYVQGDETYWEREPMENLARDGQMAAYPHEGFWSAMDTLRDKSALEELWASGKAPWKQWE
- a CDS encoding glycosyltransferase, yielding MVRLSTVYPEYQRQFYGHHPGLEKEPCAHQEETLLYDAFGWADFWKGPLAHLGYDVCEVIANVEPLQRAWARDNGYRQPGGDWFLQLATDRIKALQPDVLFINDYVSFSKAWIEEVRDNCPSIRLVLGWCGAPFPDAEVFKGYDAVLSCVPELVEMFERMGHRSYHLNHAFDRRVLDRIAGADRVPHDFTFVGQVNRQSGFHREREKVLLHLVTSTPLTVFSMSGSAGVDKYLMALARKGVYATYSGLSHLGLPEGTLDRIPIVSRGPRYHDHPLLPVHPRLKKHLRPPVFGLNMFRVLRDSKVTFNSHLNISVHSSSNMRMFESTGVGTCLLTDHMERTSKLFEPDHEVVSYRTAEECVEKALYLLDHPSERKTIGQAAQARTLKDHNFNTRAHELDGIIRSRLGLR
- a CDS encoding FkbM family methyltransferase, whose amino-acid sequence is MFSKRVLKDKLKRILPERLVRPLRDLYLEHGSGYAVQSYSQEGEDLLVMSLLENRRDGFYVDVGAHHPKRFSNTQIFYESGWSGINIEPNPEALEKFRVHRKRDVNLCMGVGLEKGSMEYYVLDEPALNSFDQALTRERLSRGKCRLVETLEVQVLPLKEILQKWALKRSIDFLNVDAEGMDLEVLRSNDWNSFRPRVVAVELLESATEEIVSGDIYSFLSELGYRLIAKTQRTGLFMSAEEWRPVAPQLETVRDLP